In the Oreochromis aureus strain Israel breed Guangdong linkage group 14, ZZ_aureus, whole genome shotgun sequence genome, one interval contains:
- the bicra gene encoding BRD4-interacting chromatin-remodeling complex-associated protein isoform X2, whose amino-acid sequence MDDEDGRCLLDVICDPEALNDFLHGSETHLDTDDLLDGSSDPSSSFFSATGGHVPEVQPTAQLSANESTGLPRVSVDLDFLEDDDILGGSPGGEGGSNGIGTNHEPCDILQQSLAEANITEQSLQEAEAELDLGSFGIPGLTQVVQTLPDASLAGAGNNAVGVGIGGGGAATIFPGSATSTTATPPNATTDMLGSVLAQQGLQLQPQVMNKAISVQPFMQQVGLGNVTLQPISSLQALSNGSQSGHLGIGQIQVVGQPTVMTINQSGQPILAKAMSGYQLHQSGPEVSGAGPQPGLGGSGGGLLIQSNKATLGSPALNGPAVCVSSTNSSSGGTMTAPAGLVGFGNTLLSSGIGSQTQPQGQIMQNVIIQRTPPPIQPKPPQGGAIQPKLFKQQQQQPQPAPQVLQNDAHKALGLQQLPVSAAQNVAFLTGKPGSNVVLSTQATTPGTQFQQTLFKPQAAQPSGKPLSVHLLNQPSSIVIPSQTVLQGQNHQFLLPQLQAGGQILTQHPGGHIITSQGPGGQIIANQILTANQNINLGQVLTSQSHPGAAHILSAPIQLQPGQMGTPTLFQMPVTLAQSQNQTQTQTVSGHAQTVIQGMPIQNPLTMLSQVEGLSPAVSLQPALQPQPGGVPSSTVAATMAQGQPGECVTVLGSSTDQATHPTQQLVPQPSILAMQPASTVSTVTTASSSSPSMSVSTSSSVTAVGLVPPQAQQSPGRLLFTNQGPSMILSQESLQMFLQQEQHHQTENESTPSMGVPASVIVSSNSITTPAPAVHDSQLTDSWVGQSHSPSPGPSHMVKQVPSSGHQQPLKIHRMSPCPPATAPPVAESPQPSQSPLTLSQQIQSPHHQQQSRPPSQPQPSSQTPSRSCTPSSHPPLFIVHNQIAESPKPAPQGQPQQTPPQQTHIQVQLQPQLASQSASYQQDMPPMSQSPKPPPAQHQFTAAPVSACATTVVKTHVPIQGLTSDQQHNLQLVGAQIQTLSAISQPSPKQKQLLERLHQVQQNIMLQAKQPTQPQITTQFSSQQDVPLDKVVIASSSASTGTPAQLPSMLQPTSVLVKTPTASSDLQVFSGAQGQAGAMVNQTVTPASLTQPAQVQPKPGVISSVGGVTLGKGGMQIQVLGASLTQMPAPQPPASIQAQTTTIMKMPFSAEPSKEARMLEQLRKHQGSVLHPNYSAPFCSFEDTLHRLLPYHLYQGTANSSQDYQKVDDEFEKVSSQLLKRTQAMLDKYRYLLFAESKRLGPSAEMVMIDRMFIQEEKVALNQDRILAKERPEEFVANVRMLESVSSQQKLSSAEPTPVSGGVSAAVPAPAPAVAAAAAPAPAPAATPSAVPIIAPNPPPAPTPVSAPAPAPSPVSVPSAAPSHSPFPPTKLVIKQGGGSASVSWSSSCPPPPAPPVKPVAEPTSQISTVRTPASSSSFSTSSSNSQAADDDDALPQRTSKPPIKTYEARRRIGLKLKIKQDQTGFSKVVHNTALDPVHTPQPQLSSQSMSQTQPQSEAAVSQAKAHPLSTPSATVIRTQSPVCTTSSGLSVTISTSQCNPSLRGSVPPISASSSSTPSTHTWSSSTSSASIQMNGTMDHHDTGGVKHNPASTATSSQTTCRLPLRKTYRENISPRVRPGVPGGGDENLSYPRTTPSPPRHEASTPPSERTVIASVKVEKRDREALLTHTDSSHETGRLGSAVQGLDEMDVFSRGIKTTQHHHLPQLLDREGAKERGEEHTDQETDVSKYKRLSGKNRHKAGGTFRMDQHAPGPPSPESSFTRDSLLPAKRCKSDSPDMDNASFSSGSPPDDSLNEHLQCAIDSILNLQQEPSTRGHHIKGGNSRPHQHQSQRPGGSAPSSHRPSVPSSSSASSSSSLAQHPQVGGRGHNGSLVPQTQSR is encoded by the exons ATGGATGATGAAGACGGCAGGTGCCTTCTAGATGTAATTTG TGACCCAGAAGCTCTCAATGACTTTCTTCATGGATCTGAGACCCAT TTGGACACTGACGACCTTTTGGATGGTTCAAGTGACCCCTCCAGCTCGTTCTTCTCTGCCACTGGG GGCCACGTTCCAGAGGTCCAGCCTACAGCCCAGCTGTCGGCCAATGAGTCAACAGGCCTTCCTAGAGTCAGTGTTGACTTGGACTTCTTGGAGGATGATGACATCTTGGGAGGGTCCCCAGGTGGAGAAGGTGGGAGCAATGGCATTGGGACAAATCATGAGCCATGTGACATCTTGCAACAAAGTTTGGCTGAAGCCAACATCACAGAGCAAAGCTTACAGGAGGCAGAAGCTGAGCTGGACCTGGGCTCCTTTGGAATTCCAGGCCTTACACAGGTGGTTCAGACACTGCCTGATGCCAGCCTTGCTGGGGCTGGAAACAATGCTGTTGGTGTAGGCATTGGTGGTGGGGGAGCAGCAACGATTTTTCCTGGGTCAGCCACGAGCACCACTGCTACTCCCCCCAACGCCACAACTGACATGCTAGGGTCAGTCCTTGCTCAACAGGGCCTTCAACTCCAACCCCAGGTCATGAACAAGGCAATTAGTGTTCAGCCATTTATGCAGCAAGTGGGCCTAGGAAATGTGACGCTTCAACCCATTTCAAGTCTTCAAGCTCTTTCTAATGGGAGTCAATCTGGACATTTGGGTATTGGACAGATTCAGGTTGTGGGTCAGCCTACCGTCATGACTATCAATCAGTCTGGCCAGCCAATCCTGGCTAAAGCCATGAGTGGTTACCAGTTGCACCAGTCTGGGCCAGAGGTATCAGGTGCTGGTCCTCAGCCAGGGCTTGGAGGCTCAGGAGGTGGACTTCTGATCCAAAGTAATAAAGCCACTCTTGGATCTCCAGCTTTAAATGGACCGGCTGTTTGTGtcagcagcacaaacagcagcagcggTGGTACAATGACTGCTCCTGCTGGGCTTGTGGGTTTTGGCAACACCCTTCTAAGTTCAGGAATAGGATCCCAGACACAACCTCAAGGCCAAATCATGCAGAACGTGATCATCCAGCGCACACCACCACCTATTCAGCCTAAACCCCCTCAGGGGGGAGCCATCCAACCGAAACTCttcaaacaacaacagcagcagccacaGCCAGCACCCCAAGTCTTGCAAAATGATGCCCACAAGGCCCTAGGGCTGCAGCAACTTCCAGTTTCTGCTGCTCAGAATGTAGCCTTCCTGACAGGAAAGCCAGGCTCCAATGTTGTCCTGAGTACTCAAGCCACAACTCCAGGCACTCAGTTTCAGCAAACCCTCTTCAAGCCACAAGCAGCACAACCATCTGGCAAGCCCCTGAGTGTACACTTGTTAAACCAACCTAGCAGCATTGTTATTCCTTCTCAGACAGTTCTGCAAGGTCAGAACCACCAGTTTCTGTTGCCACAGCTACAAGCAGGTGGGCAGATCCTGACCCAGCACCCCGGGGGCCACATCATCACAAGCCAGGGTCCTGGCGGACAAATCATTGCAAACCAGATTTTAACTGCAAACCAGAATATCAACTTGGGTCAGGTGTTGACGTCGCAGAGCCATCCTGGGGCAGCCCACATCCTCTCTGCACCCATTCAGCTCCAGCCTGGCCAGATGGGCACGCCTACCCTCTTTCAAATGCCTGTCACATTGGCTCAGAGCCAAAATCAGACACAGACCCAGACTGTCTCAGGTCATGCCCAGACAGTCATACAGGGCATGCCAATTCAGAACCCCCTGACTATGCTGAGCCAGGTGGAAGGACTGAGCCCCGCTGTCAGCCTTCAGCCAGCCCTGCAGCCCCAGCCAGGTGGAGTCCCTAGCAGCACAGTAGCAGCAACTATGGCTCAAGGACAGCCTGGAGAGTGTGTAACTGTGCTGGGAAGCTCCACAGACCAGGCTACTCATCCCACTCAGCAGCTTGTACCACAGCCATCTATCCTTGCCATGCAGCCGGCTTCTACTGTGTCCACGGTTACCACCGCATCTTCCTCCTCTCCGTCCATGTCAGTTTCCACCTCTTCCTCTGTCACAGCAGTGGGGCTGGTCCCCCCTCAGGCTCAGCAAAGTCCAGGGAGATTACTGTTCACCAACCAGGGCCCCAGCATGATCCTGAGCCAAGAGTCTCTGCAAATGTTTCTTCAACAG GAGCAGCACCACCAAACAGAGAATGAGTCAACCCCCTCTATGGGCGTACCTGCATCTGTAATCGTCAGCAGCAACAGCATCACTACTCCGGCCCCTGCTGTCCATGACAGCCAATTAACTGACTCTTGGGTGGGCCAGAGCCACAGCCCTTCCCCTGGCCCTTCCCACATGGTAAAGCAG GTACCCTCCAGTGGACATCAGCAGCCTCTGAAGATTCATAGAATGTCTCCTTGTCCACCTGCCACAGCACCACCAGTGGCAGAAAGTCCCCAGCCTTCCCAGTCTCCTCTTACTCTGAGCCAGCAGATTCAGTCACCACACCACCAACAGCAGTCACGCCCTCCCTCTCAGCCTCAGCCTTCATCGCAAACTCCTTCTCGCTCATGCACACCCTCATCTCATCCTCCACTCTTTATTGTCCATAACCAAATTGCAGAGTCCCCCAAACCAGCTCCACAAGGCCAGCCACAGCAAACGCCACcccaacagacacacattcaaGTTCAACTTCAGCCTCAGTTGGCCTCTCAGTCTGCCTCTTACCAACAAGACATGCCTCCTATGTCACAGTCACCGAAGCCTCCACCTGCACAACATCAGTTTACTGCAGCTCCTGTCAGCGCATGTGCCACCACTGTGGTTAAAACCCATGTTCCCATCCAGGGCCTGACATCAGATCAGCAACATAATCTGCAGTTAGTAGGAGCACAAATTCAGACTCTTTCAGCCATCTCTCAACCCTCACCTAAGCAGAAACAGCTGCTGGAAAGGCTTCACCAG GTCCAGCAGAACATCATGCTACAAGCTAAGCAGCCTACTCAGCCTCAAATCACCACTCAGTTTAGTTCCCAGCAAGATGTGCCTCTTGATAAAGTGGTGATTGCATCATCATCAGCCAGCACTGGTACACCTGCTCAGCTACCCTCAATGCTGCAGCCGACATCAGTGCTTGTCAAAACTCCTACAG CATCAAGTGACTTACAGGTATTCTCAGGAGCCCAAGGGCAAGCTGGAGCAATGGTGAATCAGACTGTCACTCCTGCCAGCCTTACCCAGCCTGCACAG GTTCAGCCAAAGCCAGGAGTGATAAGCTCTGTTGGAGGGGTGACTCTGGGGAAAGGTGGCATGCAGATACAGGTGTTAGGAGCTAGTCTGACTCAAATGCCTGCTCCACAGCCCCCAGCTTCAATACAAGCTCAG acaacaacaataatGAAAATGCCTTTCAGCGCAGAGCCCAGTAAAGAAGCCAG GATGCTAGAACAGCTAAGGAAACATCAGGGTTCAGTGCTTCACCCAAACTACAGTGCCCCTTTCTGCTCATTtgaggacacactgcacagacTCCTGCCTTACCATCTCTACCAGGGAACTGCCAACTCTTCTCAAGATTATCAAAAAG TGGATGATGAATTTGAGAAGGTCTCCAGCCAGCTGCTGAAAAGAACTCAGGCCATGCTGGATAAATATCGTTACCTGCTCTTTGCAGAGTCAAAA AGACTGGGCCCCTCGGCAGAGATGGTGATGATCGACCGGATGTTCATTCAAGAGGAGAAGGTTGCATTAAACCAGGACAGGATTTTGGCAAAGGAGAGGCCAG AAGAGTTTGTGGCAAATGTGCGAATGTTGGAGAGTGTTTCATCCCAGCAGAAATTATCATCTGCTGAACCAACTCCAGTGAGCGGAGGGGTATCTGCTGCTGTCCCTGCTCCAGcacctgctgttgctgctgctgctgctcctgctcctgctcctgctgCCACCCCATCCGCTGTTCCAATCATTGCCCCAAACCCTCCGCCTGCACCCACACCAGTTtctgctcctgctcctgctccttCTCCTGTCTCAGTTCCTTCTGCGGCCCCTTCTCATTCCCCTTTCCCTCCTACCAAGCTTGTGATAAAGCAGGGTGGAGGCAGTGCATCTGTGTCCTGGTCCAGTAgctgtcctcctcctccagctccaccAGTCAAGCCAGTGGCTGAACCCACTAGCCAGATCTCTACAGTTCGTACTCCAGCATCGTCATCCTCATTTTCAACCTCGTCATCAAACTCTCAAGCGGCTGATGACGATGATGCTCTCCCACAGCGAACGAGCAAACCGCCTATCAAGACCTATGAGGCTCGCAGGAGAATTGGTTTGAAGCTAAAGATCAAGCAGGATCAAACGGGGTTCAGTAAGGTGGTCCACAACACTGCCTTAGACCCAGTGCACACACCTCAACCTCAGCTGAGCAGCCAGTCTATGTCCCAGACTCAGCCGCAGTCTGAAGCTGCTGTATCACAAGCGAAGGCTCACCCTTTATCAACCCCTTCGGCCACAGTTATCAGAACTCAGTCCCCTGTATGCACTACTTCGTCTGGCTTGTCAGTCACAATATCAACCTCACAGTGTAACCCATCACTGAGAGGAAGTGTTCCCCCCATTTCAGCTTCATCTTCCTCCACCCCTTCAACCCATACTTGGTCTTCGTCCACCTCCTCAGCTTCCATTCAAATGAATGGGACTATGGATCACCACGACACAGGTGGGGTCAAACACAACCCTGCCTCTACTGCCACTTCCTCACAGACAACTTGCCGTCTTCCCCTTCGAAAAACTTACCGGGAAAACATTAGTCCTCGGGTCAGACCTGGTGTCCCAGGTGGAGGAGATGAAAATTTGTCCTACCCCAGAACCACACCATCACCCCCCAGACATGAGGCCTCAACTCCCCCCTCAGAGCGGACAGTGATAGCAAGTGTGAAAGTAGAGAAGAGAGACAGGGAGGCCTTACTCACTCACACAGATTCAAGCCACGAAACTGGCCGTTTGGGGAGTGCAGTGCAGGGGCTGGACGAAATGGATGTGTTTAGTCGTGGTATCAAAACCACGCAACACCATCATCTCCCACAGCTCCTAGACAGAGAAGGGGCAAAGGAGAGAGGGGAAGAGCACACAGACCAAGAGACAGATGTAAGTAAATACAAGCGGTTGAGTGGAAAAAATCGACATAAGGCAGGAGGAACATTCAGAATGGACCAGCATGCCCCTGGGCCTCCGTCGCCAGAGTCTTCCTTCACACGAGACTCTTTGCTTCCTGCCAAACGCTGCAAGTCAGACTCTCCTGACATGGATAACGCCAGCTTCTCCAGCGGCAGCCCTCCAGATGACTCACTGAATGAGCACCTGCAGTGCGCCATTGACAGCATCCTAAATCTGCAGCAGGAACCCTCCACCCGCGGACACCATATTAAAGGGGGCAACAGCAGACCCCACCAACACCAAAGTCAGCGCCCAGGGGGCTCAGCGCCCTCATCACACAGACCTTCAGTcccatcctcttcctctgcttcttCGTCCTCTTCCTTGGCCCAGCACCCTCAGGTTGGTGGCCGCGGCCACAATGGCAGCCTGGTGCCCCAGACTCAAAGTAGATAA